Proteins encoded within one genomic window of Mycolicibacterium monacense:
- a CDS encoding GntR family transcriptional regulator, producing the protein MSAPDFAARPQLSEDVARFVRRRIFDGTYPAGGYIRLEQLASELGVSVTPVREALFGLRAEGLLAQQPRRGFVVLPVTGRDIADVSNVQAYVGGELAARAAHNITDDQLRELTAIQDALEDAYRRDDGEGAVRLNHEFHRAINVAAESPKLAQMMSLITRYAPESVFPTIERWPAESVRHHRQLLTALAQRDDALARSAMSEHLAAGAEPLIEHLKTRGVVQ; encoded by the coding sequence ATGTCCGCCCCCGATTTCGCGGCCCGCCCCCAGCTCTCGGAGGACGTCGCGCGGTTCGTCCGTCGGCGCATCTTCGATGGCACCTACCCGGCCGGCGGGTACATCCGGCTCGAACAGCTGGCCTCCGAGCTGGGCGTCAGCGTGACACCGGTGCGCGAGGCGCTGTTCGGGTTGCGCGCCGAAGGGCTTCTCGCACAACAGCCCCGGCGCGGATTCGTCGTACTGCCTGTCACGGGTCGCGACATCGCCGACGTGTCGAACGTGCAGGCCTACGTCGGCGGCGAGTTGGCCGCCCGCGCAGCGCACAACATCACCGACGATCAGCTGCGTGAACTCACCGCGATCCAGGATGCGCTCGAGGACGCCTACCGGCGCGACGACGGCGAAGGTGCGGTGCGGCTCAACCACGAGTTTCACCGGGCGATCAACGTCGCGGCCGAGTCACCGAAGCTCGCCCAGATGATGTCGCTGATCACCCGGTACGCGCCGGAGTCGGTGTTCCCCACGATCGAGCGTTGGCCCGCCGAGTCGGTGCGTCACCACCGGCAGTTGCTGACCGCGCTGGCGCAGCGTGACGACGCCCTCGCGCGGTCGGCGATGTCGGAGCACCTCGCGGCGGGCGCCGAACCGCTCATCGAGCACCTCAAGACCCGCGGCGTGGTCCAGTGA
- a CDS encoding acyl-CoA dehydrogenase family protein — protein MTRLAQTLGLTEFQTEIVSTVRQFVDKEIIPNAQELEHADTYPQEIVDAMREMGLFGLMIPEEYGGLGESLLTYALCVEELARGWMSVSGVINTHFIVAYMIRQHGTEAQKQRFLPRMATGETRGAFSMSEPELGSDVAAIRTRARRDDSGGYVIDGQKMWVTNGGSSTLVAALVRTDEGADKPHRNLTAFLVEKPTGFGEVMPGLTIPGKLDKLGYKGIDTTELIFDGYRASAEDILGERPGQGFFQMMDGVEVGRVNVSARACGVGLRAFELAVRYAQQRHTFGKPIADHQAIAFQLAEMATKVEAAHLMMVNAARLKDSGERNDVAAGMAKYLASEFCAEVTQQSFRIHGGYGYSKEYEIERLMRDAPFLLIGEGTSEIQKNIISKRLLADYRI, from the coding sequence GTGACCCGGCTCGCCCAGACTCTGGGCCTGACCGAATTCCAGACCGAGATCGTCTCCACCGTAAGGCAATTCGTCGACAAGGAGATCATCCCGAACGCCCAGGAACTCGAGCACGCCGACACCTATCCGCAGGAGATCGTCGACGCGATGCGCGAGATGGGCCTGTTCGGCCTGATGATCCCCGAGGAGTACGGCGGGCTCGGCGAATCGCTGCTGACCTACGCGTTGTGCGTGGAGGAACTCGCCAGGGGATGGATGAGCGTCTCCGGCGTCATCAACACCCACTTCATCGTCGCCTACATGATCCGCCAGCACGGTACCGAGGCGCAGAAGCAACGCTTCCTGCCGCGCATGGCCACCGGGGAGACCAGGGGCGCGTTCTCCATGTCCGAACCCGAACTGGGCTCCGACGTCGCGGCCATCCGCACCCGCGCCCGCCGCGACGACTCCGGCGGCTACGTGATCGACGGGCAGAAGATGTGGGTGACCAACGGCGGCAGTTCCACCCTGGTCGCCGCGCTCGTGCGCACCGACGAGGGCGCGGACAAACCACACCGCAACCTCACCGCGTTCCTCGTCGAGAAACCCACCGGCTTCGGCGAGGTGATGCCCGGGCTGACCATCCCCGGAAAACTCGACAAGCTGGGCTACAAGGGCATCGACACCACCGAGTTGATCTTCGACGGTTACCGCGCCAGCGCGGAGGACATCCTCGGCGAGCGTCCCGGCCAGGGCTTCTTCCAGATGATGGACGGCGTCGAGGTCGGCCGGGTCAACGTGTCGGCGCGGGCCTGCGGCGTGGGGTTGCGCGCGTTCGAACTCGCGGTGCGCTACGCCCAGCAGCGGCATACGTTCGGGAAACCGATCGCCGACCATCAGGCCATCGCCTTCCAGTTGGCCGAGATGGCGACGAAAGTCGAAGCGGCGCATCTGATGATGGTCAACGCCGCCCGCCTCAAGGACTCCGGTGAGCGCAACGACGTCGCAGCGGGGATGGCGAAGTACCTCGCCAGCGAGTTCTGCGCGGAGGTGACCCAGCAGAGCTTCCGCATCCACGGCGGCTACGGCTACTCCAAGGAGTACGAGATTGAGCGGCTGATGCGCGACGCACCGTTCCTGCTGATCGGGGAGGGCACCAGCGAGATCCAGAAGAACATCATCAGCAAGCGTCTGCTCGCCGACTACCGGATCTGA
- a CDS encoding acetyl-CoA C-acetyltransferase — protein sequence MRDTVICEPVRTPIGRYGGMFKDLTAVELAVTALQGLLTRTGIAPDAVEDVIVGHCYPSMEAPAIGRVIALDAGLPVTVPGMQIDRRCGSGLQAVLQGAMQVASGNNDLVVAGGADSMSNVVFHSTDMRWGGARGGIAVHDALARGRTTAGGKNHPVPGGMLETAENLRREYGITRAEQDELAVTSHQRAVAAQKNGVFAEEIIPVTVRTRRGEDVVDTDEHPRADTSMETLSRLKPILARQDPEATVTAGNASGQNDAASMCVVTTPEKAAELGLEPLVRLVSWGLAGVPPKVMGIGPVPATEAALARAGLDLADIDLIELNEAFAAQALAVMREWKFTAADMERTNVHGSGISLGHPVGATGGRMLATLARELTRRQGRYGLMTMCIGGGQGLAAVFERVTP from the coding sequence ATGCGCGACACCGTGATCTGTGAACCCGTCCGGACGCCGATCGGACGGTACGGCGGCATGTTCAAGGACCTCACGGCCGTCGAACTCGCGGTGACGGCGCTGCAGGGCCTGCTGACGCGCACCGGCATCGCGCCGGACGCCGTCGAGGACGTCATCGTCGGCCACTGCTATCCGAGCATGGAGGCGCCCGCGATCGGCCGTGTCATCGCGCTCGATGCGGGACTGCCGGTGACCGTGCCCGGTATGCAGATCGACCGCCGCTGCGGTTCCGGGCTGCAGGCCGTCCTTCAGGGCGCGATGCAGGTGGCCAGCGGCAACAACGACCTCGTCGTCGCCGGCGGTGCCGATTCGATGAGCAACGTGGTGTTCCACTCGACCGACATGCGGTGGGGCGGCGCACGCGGCGGCATCGCCGTGCACGACGCGCTGGCCCGCGGGCGCACCACCGCCGGCGGTAAGAACCATCCGGTGCCGGGCGGGATGCTGGAGACCGCCGAGAACCTGCGCCGCGAGTACGGCATCACCAGGGCCGAACAGGACGAGCTGGCGGTCACCTCGCACCAGCGGGCGGTCGCCGCCCAGAAGAACGGCGTCTTCGCCGAGGAGATCATCCCCGTGACCGTGCGTACCCGGCGCGGTGAGGACGTCGTCGACACCGACGAGCATCCGCGCGCGGATACGTCGATGGAGACGCTGAGCCGGCTCAAACCGATTCTGGCCAGACAGGATCCGGAGGCGACGGTGACCGCGGGCAACGCCAGCGGTCAGAACGACGCGGCCTCGATGTGCGTGGTGACCACGCCCGAGAAGGCCGCCGAACTCGGTCTCGAGCCCCTGGTGCGGCTGGTGTCGTGGGGTCTGGCCGGGGTGCCGCCGAAGGTCATGGGCATCGGACCGGTGCCGGCGACCGAGGCCGCGTTGGCCCGAGCGGGCCTGGACCTGGCCGACATCGATCTGATCGAACTGAACGAGGCGTTCGCCGCGCAGGCGCTCGCCGTGATGCGGGAGTGGAAGTTCACCGCCGCCGACATGGAGCGCACCAACGTGCACGGGTCCGGGATCTCGCTGGGACATCCGGTGGGAGCGACCGGCGGACGGATGCTCGCCACGCTCGCCCGGGAACTGACCCGCAGGCAGGGCCGGTACGGGCTGATGACGATGTGCATCGGCGGCGGGCAGGGACTGGCTGCGGTGTTCGAGCGGGTGACCCCGTGA
- the fabG gene encoding 3-oxoacyl-ACP reductase FabG — MYADRAPRRPPTSQVGDRVSLLSEQTAVVTGGAQGLGYAIAERFVSEGARVVLGDLDLDATEAAAERLGGPDVATAVRCDVTRADEVDALVAAAVERFGGLDVMVNNAGITRDATLRKMTEEQFDQVIAVHLKGTWNGLKSAAAIMRENKRGAMVNMSSISGKVGLVGQTNYSAAKAGIVGMTKAAAKELAHLGVRVNAIQPGLIRSAMTEAMPQHIWDQKLAEIPMGRAGEPAEVAKVALFLASDLSSYMTGTVLEVTGGRHI, encoded by the coding sequence ATGTACGCCGACCGGGCCCCTCGGAGGCCCCCGACGAGTCAGGTAGGTGATCGAGTGTCGTTGCTGAGTGAACAGACCGCGGTCGTCACGGGCGGTGCGCAGGGACTGGGATACGCGATCGCGGAGCGCTTCGTGTCCGAGGGGGCGCGGGTGGTGCTCGGCGACCTCGACCTCGACGCCACCGAGGCGGCGGCCGAACGCCTCGGTGGACCGGACGTGGCCACCGCGGTCCGGTGCGACGTCACCCGGGCCGACGAGGTGGATGCGCTCGTGGCCGCGGCGGTGGAGCGCTTCGGCGGCCTCGACGTCATGGTGAACAACGCGGGGATCACCCGCGACGCCACCCTGCGCAAGATGACCGAGGAACAGTTCGACCAGGTGATCGCCGTCCACCTCAAGGGCACCTGGAACGGGCTGAAGTCGGCGGCGGCGATCATGCGCGAGAACAAGCGCGGTGCCATGGTCAACATGTCGTCGATCTCGGGCAAGGTCGGGCTCGTCGGACAGACCAACTACTCGGCGGCCAAGGCCGGGATCGTCGGGATGACGAAGGCCGCGGCCAAGGAACTGGCTCACCTCGGGGTGCGCGTGAACGCGATCCAGCCCGGTCTCATCCGGTCGGCGATGACCGAGGCGATGCCGCAGCACATCTGGGACCAGAAGCTCGCCGAGATACCGATGGGCCGGGCCGGCGAACCGGCCGAGGTGGCCAAGGTCGCCCTGTTCCTCGCCTCGGACCTCTCCTCGTACATGACCGGCACCGTGCTGGAAGTCACCGGCGGGAGGCACATCTGA
- a CDS encoding acyl-CoA dehydrogenase family protein, with translation MSEVSDEDFREILAQTRHFVRSAVVPRESEILAEDKVPDDLREAAKSMGLFGYAIPQEWGGLGLDLTQDVELAMEFGYTSLALRSMFGTNNGIAGQVLVGFGTDEQKKQWLEGIASGDVVASFALTEPGAGSNPAGLRTRAVRDDAGDWVVNGQKRFITNAPTADLFVVFARTRPADDRGAGIAVFLVPADADGVEVGAKDAKMGQEGAWTADVNFTDVRVPASALVGGSEDIGYRAALITLARGRVHIAALAVGAAQRALDESVAYAATATQGGTPIGDFQLVQAMLADQQTGVMAGRALVRDAARKWVTDEDRRIAPSAAKVFCTEMAGQVADLAVQIHGGTGYMREVPVERIYRDVRLLRLYEGTSEIQRLIIGGALVKAAQRTAANS, from the coding sequence ATGAGCGAAGTCAGTGACGAGGATTTCCGCGAGATCCTCGCGCAGACAAGACATTTCGTCCGATCCGCGGTGGTCCCGCGGGAATCCGAGATCCTCGCCGAGGACAAGGTCCCCGACGACCTGCGCGAAGCCGCCAAGAGCATGGGGCTGTTCGGCTACGCCATTCCGCAGGAATGGGGCGGGCTCGGACTGGATCTGACCCAAGACGTCGAACTGGCCATGGAGTTCGGTTACACGTCACTGGCGCTGCGCTCGATGTTCGGCACCAACAACGGCATCGCCGGGCAGGTGCTGGTGGGATTCGGCACCGATGAGCAGAAGAAGCAGTGGCTCGAGGGCATCGCCTCCGGTGACGTCGTCGCCTCGTTCGCACTCACCGAACCGGGGGCCGGCTCCAATCCGGCGGGACTGCGGACCAGAGCGGTGCGCGACGACGCCGGCGACTGGGTCGTCAACGGCCAGAAGCGCTTCATCACCAACGCCCCGACCGCCGACCTGTTCGTCGTCTTCGCGCGCACCCGGCCGGCCGACGACCGCGGCGCCGGTATCGCGGTGTTCCTGGTACCCGCCGATGCCGACGGTGTGGAGGTCGGCGCGAAGGACGCCAAGATGGGTCAGGAGGGCGCCTGGACCGCCGATGTGAACTTCACCGACGTCCGCGTACCGGCCTCGGCGCTCGTCGGCGGCAGCGAGGACATCGGCTACCGCGCCGCACTGATCACCCTGGCGCGTGGGCGCGTACACATCGCCGCGCTCGCGGTCGGCGCCGCGCAACGCGCGCTCGACGAGTCCGTGGCCTACGCCGCCACCGCCACGCAGGGCGGCACGCCGATCGGTGACTTCCAGCTGGTGCAGGCGATGCTGGCCGATCAGCAGACCGGGGTGATGGCCGGGCGGGCGCTGGTCCGCGACGCCGCGCGCAAGTGGGTCACCGACGAGGACCGGCGCATCGCACCGTCGGCGGCCAAGGTGTTCTGCACCGAGATGGCCGGGCAGGTCGCCGATCTCGCGGTGCAGATCCACGGCGGCACCGGGTACATGCGCGAGGTGCCCGTCGAGCGGATCTACCGCGACGTCAGGCTGCTGCGACTCTACGAGGGCACCAGCGAGATCCAGCGCCTGATCATCGGCGGCGCACTGGTGAAGGCCGCGCAGCGGACGGCGGCGAACTCATGA
- a CDS encoding mycofactocin-coupled SDR family oxidoreductase, with the protein MTGRLAGKVAFITGAARGQGRAHAVRLATEGADIIAVDIAGKLPDCVPYDHSTPEDLAETVSLVEATGRRILASVVDTRDHDALRETVDAGVAELGRLDVIVANAGITAPQAWNTITPADFRDVTDVNITGTWNTVMAGAQHIVDGDRGGSIILISSAAGLKMQPFMVHYTASKHAVTGMARAFAAELGKHRIRVNSVHPGAVATPMGTGDMVEGLMRADAANPGLMNMVTPFIQDIAQPEDIADAVAWLASDESRFVTAAAIAVDCGSTQF; encoded by the coding sequence ATGACCGGCCGCCTCGCAGGCAAGGTCGCCTTCATCACCGGCGCGGCCCGCGGCCAGGGGCGTGCGCACGCCGTCCGCCTGGCGACCGAGGGTGCCGACATCATCGCCGTCGACATCGCGGGCAAGCTGCCGGACTGCGTCCCGTACGACCATTCGACGCCGGAGGACCTCGCCGAGACCGTGTCGCTGGTCGAGGCGACCGGCCGCAGGATCCTGGCCTCGGTGGTCGACACCCGCGACCACGATGCCCTGCGGGAGACGGTCGATGCCGGGGTCGCCGAACTGGGCCGCCTCGACGTCATCGTCGCCAACGCGGGTATCACCGCGCCGCAGGCGTGGAACACCATCACACCGGCGGACTTCCGCGACGTCACCGACGTCAACATCACCGGCACCTGGAACACCGTGATGGCCGGCGCACAGCACATCGTCGACGGCGACCGAGGCGGTTCCATCATCCTGATCAGTTCCGCCGCGGGGCTCAAGATGCAGCCGTTCATGGTGCACTACACCGCCAGCAAGCACGCCGTCACCGGGATGGCGCGGGCGTTCGCCGCCGAACTCGGCAAGCATCGGATCCGGGTCAACAGCGTGCATCCCGGCGCGGTCGCCACCCCGATGGGCACCGGGGACATGGTCGAGGGGCTGATGCGCGCCGACGCCGCCAACCCCGGCTTGATGAACATGGTCACCCCGTTCATCCAGGACATCGCGCAACCGGAGGACATCGCCGACGCGGTGGCGTGGCTGGCCAGCGACGAATCGCGGTTCGTCACGGCCGCGGCGATCGCCGTCGACTGCGGGTCTACCCAGTTCTGA
- a CDS encoding alpha/beta hydrolase translates to MTTTYDEVDFTSMDTRCAARHYRSESDRLSGPYGRPVVVMAHGFGGTMDSGLEPFADRLCAAGADVLTFDYRGFGASDGRPRQSVSVTRQLQDFHAAVVAAQRLPGVDPVRVALWGSSFSGSHVIRVAAGRADVAAVIAMTPLTSGLAASRAAVAHRDVGAALRWSLVGAKSRVAVACGRAPSLMPLAARPGQPGALALDGAYDSYLSIAGPTWRNEVDAAIGMELVKVRTAKEAKRIRVPVLVQIADFDRFVPAESVARTAVQARAQVHHYPCDHFDVWPGHDWHDRAATDQAAFLTRVFAQRSPARTVRTG, encoded by the coding sequence ATGACCACCACCTATGACGAGGTGGACTTCACCTCGATGGACACCCGCTGCGCAGCGCGGCACTACCGCAGCGAATCCGACCGGCTGTCCGGTCCGTACGGGCGGCCGGTCGTGGTCATGGCGCATGGTTTCGGCGGGACGATGGATTCGGGTCTGGAACCCTTCGCCGACCGGTTGTGCGCGGCGGGCGCCGACGTGCTGACGTTCGACTATCGCGGCTTCGGCGCCTCCGACGGTCGACCACGCCAGAGTGTGTCGGTCACGCGTCAGCTGCAGGACTTCCACGCCGCCGTGGTGGCGGCGCAGCGCCTGCCCGGTGTGGATCCGGTCCGGGTGGCCCTGTGGGGCTCGTCGTTCTCCGGCAGCCATGTGATCCGGGTGGCGGCCGGCCGGGCCGACGTCGCGGCGGTCATCGCGATGACGCCGCTCACCAGCGGGCTCGCGGCGAGCAGAGCAGCGGTCGCGCACCGCGACGTCGGTGCGGCGCTGCGCTGGTCACTGGTCGGCGCCAAGAGCCGCGTGGCGGTCGCCTGCGGTCGCGCCCCGTCGCTGATGCCGCTGGCGGCCCGCCCGGGGCAGCCCGGTGCGCTCGCCCTCGACGGCGCCTACGACAGCTACCTGTCGATCGCCGGACCGACGTGGCGCAACGAGGTCGACGCCGCGATCGGGATGGAACTGGTGAAGGTCCGAACGGCCAAGGAGGCCAAGCGGATTCGGGTGCCGGTCCTGGTCCAGATCGCCGACTTCGACCGGTTCGTACCCGCCGAGTCCGTCGCCAGAACCGCGGTACAGGCCAGGGCGCAGGTGCACCACTACCCGTGCGACCACTTCGACGTCTGGCCCGGCCACGACTGGCACGACAGGGCCGCGACGGACCAGGCGGCGTTCCTCACCCGGGTGTTCGCGCAGCGGTCGCCGGCCCGGACCGTCAGAACTGGGTAG
- a CDS encoding TetR/AcrR family transcriptional regulator, with product MRSATDRRPAQRSDLRREAILDALDRWLQQSSVETVNIAEVAQQAGVTRSAFYFYFENKAAAVAALTERILDETIAVNQALTSASGSPRARVHKMLAGLFGLCERHRHLFQAMLEVRGSSPAVRSIWDDARESFVDSIAELIRTERSAGVAPPGVDALVLATVLLEFNDRMLERLTLGGPLAADELRHGAAAVWLSSVYGITDPEERPAT from the coding sequence GTGCGTTCGGCGACCGATCGACGCCCGGCGCAGCGCAGCGATCTGCGCCGCGAGGCGATCCTCGACGCGCTCGACCGATGGTTGCAGCAGTCGAGCGTGGAGACGGTGAACATCGCCGAGGTGGCGCAGCAGGCCGGCGTGACGCGCTCGGCGTTCTACTTCTACTTCGAGAACAAGGCGGCTGCGGTGGCGGCGCTGACGGAGCGCATCCTCGACGAGACCATCGCCGTCAACCAGGCACTCACCAGCGCATCGGGTTCGCCCCGGGCCCGCGTTCACAAGATGCTCGCCGGGCTCTTCGGCCTGTGCGAGCGTCACCGGCATCTGTTCCAGGCGATGCTCGAGGTGCGTGGGTCCAGCCCTGCGGTGCGCTCGATCTGGGACGACGCCCGCGAGTCGTTCGTCGACTCCATCGCCGAGCTGATCCGCACCGAGCGTTCGGCGGGGGTCGCACCCCCCGGCGTCGACGCCCTCGTGTTGGCCACCGTGCTGCTCGAGTTCAACGACCGGATGCTGGAACGTCTGACCCTCGGCGGACCCCTGGCGGCCGATGAGTTGAGGCACGGGGCGGCGGCGGTATGGCTGAGTTCGGTCTACGGCATCACCGACCCCGAGGAGCGTCCCGCGACATGA
- a CDS encoding flavin-containing monooxygenase, with protein sequence MGQTSPRTAIIGAGISGLTAAKMLKDYGVAHTTFESSDRIGGNWAFGNPNGHSSAYRSLHIDTSKHRLSFKDFPMPEHYPSFPHHTEIKAYLDDYAETFGLLDDIEFDNGVVRAERKIAGGWDIEDQAGERRHFDLLVVANGHHWDPRWPEFPGDFAGESIHSHHYVDPHTPLELTGKRILVVGLGNSAADITVELSSRSLRNKVTLSTRSSAWIVPKYIAGRPGDQFFRTTPHLPLSWQRKAIQLVAPMLGTDPTSYGLPPANHKLFEAHPTQSVELPLRLGSGDVTPKPNVTRLDGYTVHFEDGTSDDFDAIVYSTGYNITFPFFDPALISAPDNQIRLYKRMFLPGVDDVVFIGFAQSVPTLFPFVECQSRLLAAYAVGRYALPGRAEMERTIDADQRLHAGHCTDRPRHTQQVDYFVYEHDIRARELPAGYERARRQRPVFANAAG encoded by the coding sequence GTGGGTCAGACGTCGCCGCGCACAGCGATCATCGGGGCGGGCATCAGCGGCCTCACCGCCGCCAAGATGCTCAAGGACTACGGCGTCGCCCACACCACGTTCGAGAGTTCGGACCGGATCGGCGGCAACTGGGCGTTCGGCAACCCCAACGGTCACAGCTCCGCGTACCGCTCGCTGCACATCGACACGTCCAAGCATCGCCTGTCGTTCAAAGACTTCCCGATGCCGGAGCACTATCCGTCGTTCCCGCACCACACCGAGATCAAGGCGTACCTGGACGACTACGCCGAGACGTTCGGACTGCTCGACGACATCGAGTTCGACAACGGCGTGGTGCGCGCCGAGCGGAAGATCGCCGGTGGGTGGGACATCGAGGACCAGGCGGGGGAGCGGCGGCACTTCGACCTGCTGGTGGTCGCCAACGGGCACCACTGGGACCCACGCTGGCCCGAATTCCCCGGTGACTTCGCCGGCGAGTCCATCCACTCCCATCACTACGTCGACCCGCACACCCCCCTGGAGTTGACGGGCAAGCGCATCCTCGTGGTGGGGTTGGGCAACAGCGCCGCGGACATCACCGTGGAACTGTCGTCGAGGTCGCTGCGGAACAAGGTGACGCTGTCCACGCGGTCGAGTGCCTGGATCGTGCCGAAATACATCGCGGGACGCCCCGGTGACCAGTTCTTCCGGACCACGCCGCATCTGCCACTGTCCTGGCAGCGCAAGGCAATACAGCTCGTCGCGCCGATGCTGGGGACCGACCCGACGAGTTACGGTCTGCCGCCGGCGAACCACAAACTCTTCGAGGCCCACCCCACGCAGTCGGTGGAGTTGCCGCTGCGGCTCGGCTCCGGTGACGTCACCCCGAAACCCAACGTCACCCGATTGGACGGGTATACGGTGCATTTCGAAGACGGCACCAGCGACGACTTCGACGCGATCGTCTACTCCACCGGATACAACATCACCTTCCCGTTCTTCGATCCGGCGTTGATCAGCGCGCCGGACAACCAGATCCGGCTCTACAAGCGCATGTTCCTACCGGGCGTCGACGATGTCGTGTTCATCGGGTTCGCCCAGTCGGTGCCGACGTTGTTCCCGTTCGTGGAATGCCAGTCCCGGCTGCTGGCGGCCTACGCGGTGGGTCGCTACGCCCTGCCCGGGCGCGCCGAGATGGAGCGGACGATCGACGCCGACCAGCGGTTGCACGCCGGCCACTGCACCGACCGGCCGCGGCACACCCAGCAGGTCGACTACTTCGTCTACGAACACGACATCCGCGCGCGCGAACTCCCGGCCGGGTACGAGCGGGCGCGCCGGCAGCGGCCGGTGTTCGCGAATGCGGCCGGCTGA
- a CDS encoding MaoC family dehydratase: MKTFNGLDELAAAEGTSLGPTEWLEITQDRVNLFADATDDHQWIHVDPEKAAQGPFGGTIAHGLLTLSLLPHFSHQLYTVGNIAMAINYGYNKVRFINPVKVGARLRARGEISKVDRLDGAVQAMTTITVEIEGADKPAAVAESIVRFIG, translated from the coding sequence GTGAAGACCTTCAATGGACTGGACGAGCTCGCGGCGGCCGAGGGCACCTCACTCGGCCCGACGGAATGGCTCGAGATCACCCAGGATCGGGTGAACCTGTTCGCCGATGCCACCGACGACCACCAGTGGATCCACGTCGATCCGGAGAAGGCGGCGCAGGGTCCGTTCGGCGGCACGATCGCACACGGACTGCTGACGCTGTCACTGCTGCCTCACTTCAGCCACCAGCTCTACACCGTCGGCAACATCGCCATGGCAATCAACTACGGCTACAACAAGGTTCGCTTCATCAACCCGGTCAAGGTCGGTGCGCGTCTGCGGGCCCGGGGGGAGATCAGCAAGGTGGACCGGCTCGACGGTGCCGTCCAGGCCATGACCACCATCACCGTGGAGATCGAGGGGGCCGACAAGCCGGCCGCCGTCGCCGAGTCGATCGTGCGTTTCATCGGCTGA